In Phragmites australis chromosome 24, lpPhrAust1.1, whole genome shotgun sequence, the following are encoded in one genomic region:
- the LOC133907798 gene encoding E3 ubiquitin-protein ligase HAKAI homolog, protein MLQIRLNKIGSSDSGAAAAGGGPAKSAAAAAALGGVPESVTVACPDHLVIADLPVAKSLGAVTTSAAAITRTIGRRSRRPLGERVHICSRCEFPIAIYGRLVPCEHAFCLTCARSDSSCYLCDERIQKIQSVKMMEGIFICAAPMCLKSFLKKADFESHVPEVHVSLLQANVEKEERNESDAPNISRASAGDTQRQSQMPEMSTGRAPPRSGVSPTSTSHMQDHEERSRYHQSREQTPLRPPMLAKPPSFHGHHSYPPGDTQAENNPPQGFDWPYNWASQSHKESPGAATPLRQESDHSTQDKQQLMANAPFMFPPIPSHQPNFMMPMNMNQPMNMNQPLIPGASFNYPPLQQDGNPQYFGAPFQMQLPDTGSDQGSLSGVQPPPGHLSFPEGLQRPCAMGLTGNPFQSMPFGQGMADGAGDPQGVGGMAFMQAGFGGIPDGSMNPGMSGQADRGDGRGILAQMPMPMQMQMSLPPPPPPTQPPSGAQQSFNRT, encoded by the exons ATGCTGCAGATCCGCCTGAACAAGATCGGCTCGTCGGActccggcgcggcggccgcgggcgGCGGCCCCGCGAAGtccgcagcggcggcggcggctctgggCGGCGTCCCGGAGTCGGTGACCGTGGCGTGCCCCGACCACCTGGTGATCGCGGACCTCCCCGTCGCGAAGAGCCTCGGCGCCGTCacgacctccgccgccgccatcacGCGCACCATCGGCCGCCGCTCACGCCGGCCCCTCGGCGAGCGTGTCCACATCTGCTCCCGCTGCGAGTTCCCCATCGCCATCTACGGCCGCCTC GTTCCTTGTGAACATGCTTTCTGTTTAACCTGTGCGAGAAGTGATTCCAGCTGCTATCT TTGTGATGAGCGCATTCAGAAGATACAGAGTGTGAAAATGATGGAAGGGATTTTCATCTGTGCTGCACCGATGTGTCTCAAGTCTTTCCTTAAGAAAGCAGATTTTGAGTCACATGTGCCTGAAGTCCATGTCAGCCTCCTCCAAGCTAATGTAGAGAAGGAAGAACGTAACGAGTCAGATGCTCCTAACATCTCCCGTGCTTCTGCAGGGGATACTCAAAGACAGTCTCAAATGCCTGAAATGTCTACTGGACGTGCTCCTCCAAGGTCAGGTGTTTCACCTACTTCAACTTCTCACATGCAAGATCATGAAGAACGCTCCCGCTACCACCAGTCCAGGGAGCAAACCCCACTGAGGCCTCCAATGCTTGCAAAACCGCCATCATTCCATGGTCACCACTCATACCCACCAGGGGATACTCAGGCCGAGAACAACCCACCTCAAGGATTTGACTGGCCCTACAACTGGGCTTCTCAGTCACACAAGGAGAGCCCAGGTGCAGCTACTCCTCTTCGCCAGGAATCTGACCACAGTACTCAGGACAAGCAACAACTGATGGCTAATGCACCGTTTATGTTCCCGCCAATTCCTTCTCATCAGCCAAACTTTATGATGCCCATGAATATGAATCAGCCTATGAATATGAATCAGCCTTTGATACCTGGTGCGTCATTCAATTACCCTCCTCTCCAGCAAGATGGAAACCCTCAGTATTTTGGTGCACCTTTCCAGATGCAACTACCAGATACTGGATCGGATCAAGGTTCCTTGTCAGGGGTCCAGCCTCCACCTGGTCATTTGAGCTTCCCTGAGGGGCTTCAGCGCCCATGTGCCATGGGATTGACGGGAAATCCATTTCAGTCTATGCCCTTTGGGCAGGGCATGGCTGATGGTGCAGGTGATCCTCAGGGTGTTGGTGGTATGGCCTTCATGCAGGCTGGTTTTGGAGGCATTCCTGATGGTTCTATGAATCCAGGCATGTCAGGTCAAGCTGATCGAGGTGATGGAAGGGGTATTCTAGCACAGATGCCTATGCCGATGCAAATGCAGATGTCactccccccacccccaccgCCTACACAACCTCCATCAGGCGCACAGCAATCCTTTAACAGGACTTGA